In a single window of the Elaeis guineensis isolate ETL-2024a chromosome 4, EG11, whole genome shotgun sequence genome:
- the LOC105043647 gene encoding uncharacterized protein isoform X1 — protein sequence MKEASAEGESCEASRSSMLGRSLSEMTGKAPSTFSHAPSLRQSSSEDKKEAAPSLPARNASSKYDFVKVKVWLGDNADHYYVLSRFLLSRMLTVTKIPNHVAIKIALELKKLLVDNSLLDVSQSDLEANLFKLMERRGYGEEYINRYKMMTRFHHQRVPLVILVCGTACVGKSTIATQLAQRLNLPNVLQTDMVYELLRTSTDAPLTSTPVWSRDFNSSEELITEFCRECRIVRKGLAGDLKKAMKDGKPIIIEGIHLDPRMYLMDEENRESLDMHKKNPESGTSNDITTDIEHSLENASGCEKGHSTNVDHSGNKKGCPDMEEAQEGTSASETVGTSSKSQVLLCDFPGELGKELNLESSNSVKKERSAAEPIIIPIVLKMVEFDHKALLEEWIATRTFGGKSLVQDQSKLIRNLKTIQDYLCSFEPQGLTVANISATTFPQTLDWLHNFLLQELTWIFRLQCIEKGVSAASSKSGKTPAEKN from the exons ATGAAGGAGGCATCAGCGGAGGGAGAGAGCTGCGAAGCGAGCCGCAGCAGCATGCTGGGCCGCAGCCTCAGCGAGATGACGGGGAAGGCGCCGTCCACCTTCTCCCATGCTCCTTCCCTGCGACAATCCTCGTCCGAAGATAAGAAGGAAGCCGCACCCTCGCTGCCCGCCCGAAACGCTTCCTCCAAATACGATTTCGTCAAG GTGAAAGTATGGCTTGGTGACAATGCGGATCATTACTATGTTCTGTCCAGATTCCTTCTCAGCAGGATGTTAACTGTAACGAAG ATTCCTAATCATGTTGCTATCAAGATTGCTCTTGAACTCAAGAAGCTGCTTGTAGACAATAGCCTTCTTGATGT TTCACAATCTGATTTAGAAGCTAATTTATTCAAG CTTATGGAGCGACGTGGTTATGGAGAGGAGTACATAAACCGCTATAAGATGATGACGAG ATTTCATCACCAAAGAGTACCATTGGTTATTCTCGTATGTGGAACTGCTTGTGTAGGAAAATCTACAATTGCCACACAACTGGCACAACGACTAAATTTACCAAATGTTTTGCAG ACAGACATGGTGTATGAATTACTACGCACATCAACGGA TGCCCCATTAACATCCACACCAGTCTGGTCTCGAGATTTTAACTCTTCTGAAGAACTTATTACAGAATTTTGCAGGGAATGCAGGATTGTTCGTAAAG GATTGGCTGGTGATTTAAAGAAGGCAATGAAAGATGGCAAACCTATCATAATTGAG GGTATACATTTGGATCCAAGGATGTATTTAATGGATGAGGAGAACAGAGAGTCACTAGACATGCACAAAAAGAACCCAGAATCTGGGACTTCGAATGATATCACAACAGATATAGAACATAGTTTAGAAAATGCTTCTGGCTGTGAGAAAGGCCATTCCACAAATGTGGACCACTCTGGAAATAAGAAGGGTTGTCCTGATATGGAAGAAGCTCAGGAGGGCACATCTGCTTCTGAAACTGTGGGGACATCTTCTAAATCTCAAG TATTACTTTGTGACTTCCCAGGAGAGCTTGGTAAAGAATTAAACTTAGAAAGCAGTAACTCTGTGAAGAAAGAAAGATCTGCTGCTGAACCAATAATCATACCTATAGTTTTGAAGATGGTGGAGTTTGATCACAAG gCATTACTGGAAGAATGGATTGCCACTAGAACATTTGGGGGTAAAAGTCTTGTGCAG GATCAAAGTAAGCTTATAAGGAATCTTAAAACTATTCAGGATTATCTTTGCTCTTTTGAGCCACAG GGATTGACGGTGGCTAATATTTCTGCAACAACATTTCCTCAGACACTGGATTGGCTCCACAACTTTCTTCTTCAG GAACTTACGTGGATTTTCCGACTCCAGTGCATTGAAAAAGGCGTTTCAGCTGCATCCTCCAAAAGTGGAAAAACACCAGCAGAGAAGAACTAG
- the LOC105043647 gene encoding uncharacterized protein isoform X2, with protein MKEASAEGESCEASRSSMLGRSLSEMTGKAPSTFSHAPSLRQSSSEDKKEAAPSLPARNASSKYDFVKVKVWLGDNADHYYVLSRFLLSRMLTVTKIPNHVAIKIALELKKLLVDNSLLDVSQSDLEANLFKLMERRGYGEEYINRYKMMTRFHHQRVPLVILVCGTACVGKSTIATQLAQRLNLPNVLQTDMVYELLRTSTDAPLTSTPVWSRDFNSSEELITEFCRECRIVRKGLAGDLKKAMKDGKPIIIEGIHLDPRMYLMDEENRESLDMHKKNPESGTSNDITTDIEHSLENASGCEKGHSTNVDHSGNKKGCPDMEEAQEGTSASETVGTSSKSQGELGKELNLESSNSVKKERSAAEPIIIPIVLKMVEFDHKALLEEWIATRTFGGKSLVQDQSKLIRNLKTIQDYLCSFEPQGLTVANISATTFPQTLDWLHNFLLQELTWIFRLQCIEKGVSAASSKSGKTPAEKN; from the exons ATGAAGGAGGCATCAGCGGAGGGAGAGAGCTGCGAAGCGAGCCGCAGCAGCATGCTGGGCCGCAGCCTCAGCGAGATGACGGGGAAGGCGCCGTCCACCTTCTCCCATGCTCCTTCCCTGCGACAATCCTCGTCCGAAGATAAGAAGGAAGCCGCACCCTCGCTGCCCGCCCGAAACGCTTCCTCCAAATACGATTTCGTCAAG GTGAAAGTATGGCTTGGTGACAATGCGGATCATTACTATGTTCTGTCCAGATTCCTTCTCAGCAGGATGTTAACTGTAACGAAG ATTCCTAATCATGTTGCTATCAAGATTGCTCTTGAACTCAAGAAGCTGCTTGTAGACAATAGCCTTCTTGATGT TTCACAATCTGATTTAGAAGCTAATTTATTCAAG CTTATGGAGCGACGTGGTTATGGAGAGGAGTACATAAACCGCTATAAGATGATGACGAG ATTTCATCACCAAAGAGTACCATTGGTTATTCTCGTATGTGGAACTGCTTGTGTAGGAAAATCTACAATTGCCACACAACTGGCACAACGACTAAATTTACCAAATGTTTTGCAG ACAGACATGGTGTATGAATTACTACGCACATCAACGGA TGCCCCATTAACATCCACACCAGTCTGGTCTCGAGATTTTAACTCTTCTGAAGAACTTATTACAGAATTTTGCAGGGAATGCAGGATTGTTCGTAAAG GATTGGCTGGTGATTTAAAGAAGGCAATGAAAGATGGCAAACCTATCATAATTGAG GGTATACATTTGGATCCAAGGATGTATTTAATGGATGAGGAGAACAGAGAGTCACTAGACATGCACAAAAAGAACCCAGAATCTGGGACTTCGAATGATATCACAACAGATATAGAACATAGTTTAGAAAATGCTTCTGGCTGTGAGAAAGGCCATTCCACAAATGTGGACCACTCTGGAAATAAGAAGGGTTGTCCTGATATGGAAGAAGCTCAGGAGGGCACATCTGCTTCTGAAACTGTGGGGACATCTTCTAAATCTCAAG GAGAGCTTGGTAAAGAATTAAACTTAGAAAGCAGTAACTCTGTGAAGAAAGAAAGATCTGCTGCTGAACCAATAATCATACCTATAGTTTTGAAGATGGTGGAGTTTGATCACAAG gCATTACTGGAAGAATGGATTGCCACTAGAACATTTGGGGGTAAAAGTCTTGTGCAG GATCAAAGTAAGCTTATAAGGAATCTTAAAACTATTCAGGATTATCTTTGCTCTTTTGAGCCACAG GGATTGACGGTGGCTAATATTTCTGCAACAACATTTCCTCAGACACTGGATTGGCTCCACAACTTTCTTCTTCAG GAACTTACGTGGATTTTCCGACTCCAGTGCATTGAAAAAGGCGTTTCAGCTGCATCCTCCAAAAGTGGAAAAACACCAGCAGAGAAGAACTAG
- the LOC105043647 gene encoding uncharacterized protein isoform X3 — translation MKEASAEGESCEASRSSMLGRSLSEMTGKAPSTFSHAPSLRQSSSEDKKEAAPSLPARNASSKYDFVKVKVWLGDNADHYYVLSRFLLSRMLTVTKIPNHVAIKIALELKKLLVDNSLLDVSQSDLEANLFKLMERRGYGEEYINRYKMMTRFHHQRVPLVILVCGTACVGKSTIATQLAQRLNLPNVLQTDMVYELLRTSTDAPLTSTPVWSRDFNSSEELITEFCRECRIVRKGLAGDLKKAMKDGKPIIIEGIHLDPRMYLMDEENRESLDMHKKNPESGTSNDITTDIEHSLENASGCEKGHSTNVDHSGNKKGCPDMEEAQEGTSASETVGTSSKSQVLLCDFPGELGKELNLESSNSVKKERSAAEPIIIPIVLKMVEFDHKALLEEWIATRTFGGKSLVQDQSKLIRNLKTIQDYLCSFEPQGLTVANISATTFPQTLDWLHNFLLQCIEKGVSAASSKSGKTPAEKN, via the exons ATGAAGGAGGCATCAGCGGAGGGAGAGAGCTGCGAAGCGAGCCGCAGCAGCATGCTGGGCCGCAGCCTCAGCGAGATGACGGGGAAGGCGCCGTCCACCTTCTCCCATGCTCCTTCCCTGCGACAATCCTCGTCCGAAGATAAGAAGGAAGCCGCACCCTCGCTGCCCGCCCGAAACGCTTCCTCCAAATACGATTTCGTCAAG GTGAAAGTATGGCTTGGTGACAATGCGGATCATTACTATGTTCTGTCCAGATTCCTTCTCAGCAGGATGTTAACTGTAACGAAG ATTCCTAATCATGTTGCTATCAAGATTGCTCTTGAACTCAAGAAGCTGCTTGTAGACAATAGCCTTCTTGATGT TTCACAATCTGATTTAGAAGCTAATTTATTCAAG CTTATGGAGCGACGTGGTTATGGAGAGGAGTACATAAACCGCTATAAGATGATGACGAG ATTTCATCACCAAAGAGTACCATTGGTTATTCTCGTATGTGGAACTGCTTGTGTAGGAAAATCTACAATTGCCACACAACTGGCACAACGACTAAATTTACCAAATGTTTTGCAG ACAGACATGGTGTATGAATTACTACGCACATCAACGGA TGCCCCATTAACATCCACACCAGTCTGGTCTCGAGATTTTAACTCTTCTGAAGAACTTATTACAGAATTTTGCAGGGAATGCAGGATTGTTCGTAAAG GATTGGCTGGTGATTTAAAGAAGGCAATGAAAGATGGCAAACCTATCATAATTGAG GGTATACATTTGGATCCAAGGATGTATTTAATGGATGAGGAGAACAGAGAGTCACTAGACATGCACAAAAAGAACCCAGAATCTGGGACTTCGAATGATATCACAACAGATATAGAACATAGTTTAGAAAATGCTTCTGGCTGTGAGAAAGGCCATTCCACAAATGTGGACCACTCTGGAAATAAGAAGGGTTGTCCTGATATGGAAGAAGCTCAGGAGGGCACATCTGCTTCTGAAACTGTGGGGACATCTTCTAAATCTCAAG TATTACTTTGTGACTTCCCAGGAGAGCTTGGTAAAGAATTAAACTTAGAAAGCAGTAACTCTGTGAAGAAAGAAAGATCTGCTGCTGAACCAATAATCATACCTATAGTTTTGAAGATGGTGGAGTTTGATCACAAG gCATTACTGGAAGAATGGATTGCCACTAGAACATTTGGGGGTAAAAGTCTTGTGCAG GATCAAAGTAAGCTTATAAGGAATCTTAAAACTATTCAGGATTATCTTTGCTCTTTTGAGCCACAG GGATTGACGGTGGCTAATATTTCTGCAACAACATTTCCTCAGACACTGGATTGGCTCCACAACTTTCTTCTTCAG TGCATTGAAAAAGGCGTTTCAGCTGCATCCTCCAAAAGTGGAAAAACACCAGCAGAGAAGAACTAG